A region from the Sutcliffiella horikoshii genome encodes:
- a CDS encoding efflux RND transporter permease subunit: protein MRGLVNFVIRNKLAVWLLTIIITVAGIYSGTKMKTETIPDISIPFLMVMDVYPGATPETVMEDVSIPLEQVAEGLDNVKAVYSNSYSNMANLQIEYEYGTDMDEAKRALASALDDVELPEGAQEPMVTSISMNMMPVVALSASSETEDIVELSATVEESLLPKIQKLEGVASATIAGQHIEEVELRYDTEKMTELGLTEDDVKQMIQASNMDVSLGLYEFEEGEEAVSVDGKFMTAAELEEMLIPVTPSETVQVPFVKLSDIAEIEVIGKVESVSRTNGADAIAIQVLKHPQANTVDVVNEVKELMEEEAKRIDGLVVDVTLDQGEPIEKSVTTMVEKALFGGAIAILIILLFLRDIKSTLISIVSIPVSIFMAFLLLNWMDITLNIMTLGAVTVAIGRVIDDSIVVVENIYRRLHLKEEKLTGRALVREATLEMFKPILSSTLVTVAVFAPLIFVGGMVGELFMPFALTMTFALGASLIVAVTIVPAMSHFLFKKKLYSEKKESGHKEVGKLANWYKGALNWSLNHKIITSILAVVLLVGSLGLTPLIGFSFLGSEEEKVMYLTYTPEAGELQEETLENVEEVEKAMMERDDINIVQLSVTDGANEQMAMMGGGSDGVLMYLIFDKDMENFPEARTEVEDYVFNIAQSGEWKSQNFATGGAMASNEISYTFSSENLESLNEAVKKVEDAMSGTDSLENVSSTAEEAYVEHTLKVSQDELLQYGLTAGQIVMMLSPQFEEVLTNVEKDGKTLDVIVKQEQQEQPKSIDELLETEVPTAMGTAMPLSELVEVEEGTTLNTLARSKGEYYASVSGTVIGDDVSKATAEVDEAISEVELPNGVTMEVAGVTADMQETFTQLGLAMLAAIAIVYFILVVTFGEGVAPFAILFSLPFAVIGAFVGLLLAGETISVPVMMGLLMLIGIVVTNAIVLVDRIIHMERDGLTMREAILEAGATRLRPILMTAIATIGALIPLAIDGGGGLISKGLGVTVIGGLTSSTLLTLIIVPIVYEVLSKMFKKNRREVQEN, encoded by the coding sequence GTGAGAGGGTTAGTCAATTTTGTAATTAGAAATAAGCTGGCAGTATGGTTACTGACTATTATTATTACCGTAGCAGGAATCTATTCTGGTACAAAGATGAAAACGGAAACGATTCCAGATATCTCGATCCCATTCTTAATGGTGATGGATGTTTATCCTGGAGCAACGCCAGAAACTGTGATGGAGGATGTCTCGATCCCGCTTGAACAGGTGGCGGAAGGATTAGACAATGTAAAAGCTGTTTATTCCAACTCGTATTCCAACATGGCAAACTTACAGATTGAATATGAATATGGAACAGATATGGATGAAGCGAAGCGAGCATTAGCTTCAGCATTGGATGATGTGGAACTCCCTGAGGGTGCCCAGGAGCCAATGGTTACCTCGATCAGCATGAATATGATGCCTGTTGTTGCGTTAAGTGCGAGCAGTGAAACAGAGGATATCGTGGAACTTTCGGCAACTGTAGAAGAGTCCTTGCTTCCGAAAATCCAAAAGCTTGAAGGCGTTGCGTCTGCGACCATTGCCGGACAGCATATAGAAGAAGTCGAGCTTCGCTATGACACTGAAAAAATGACGGAACTTGGGTTAACCGAAGACGACGTCAAACAGATGATCCAAGCGAGTAACATGGATGTTTCTTTAGGACTTTATGAGTTTGAAGAGGGAGAGGAAGCGGTTTCCGTCGACGGGAAATTCATGACCGCAGCGGAACTAGAGGAAATGCTGATTCCTGTCACTCCGTCCGAAACGGTTCAAGTTCCTTTTGTAAAATTAAGTGATATAGCTGAAATAGAAGTAATCGGGAAAGTGGAATCTGTCTCCAGAACGAACGGAGCAGACGCCATTGCGATCCAAGTATTAAAGCACCCACAAGCAAACACGGTGGATGTTGTGAACGAAGTTAAAGAATTAATGGAAGAAGAAGCAAAACGTATCGACGGTTTAGTGGTCGATGTCACACTCGATCAAGGGGAACCTATCGAAAAATCCGTCACAACCATGGTGGAAAAAGCATTGTTTGGTGGCGCGATTGCGATTTTGATTATCCTTTTATTCTTAAGGGATATCAAATCCACCCTGATTTCCATCGTGTCCATCCCAGTGTCGATTTTCATGGCATTTTTACTTTTAAACTGGATGGATATTACGTTAAATATCATGACGCTTGGCGCGGTAACCGTCGCAATCGGTCGTGTTATTGATGACTCCATCGTTGTTGTGGAAAATATATATCGCAGATTGCATCTGAAGGAAGAAAAACTGACAGGACGCGCGCTTGTCCGGGAAGCAACGCTTGAAATGTTCAAGCCTATTCTTTCCTCGACGCTCGTAACGGTTGCCGTATTCGCACCGCTGATCTTTGTTGGAGGAATGGTAGGCGAGTTGTTCATGCCGTTCGCCTTGACGATGACCTTCGCTCTTGGAGCGTCACTGATTGTGGCGGTAACCATCGTACCTGCGATGTCGCATTTCCTTTTCAAGAAAAAGCTTTATAGCGAAAAGAAAGAAAGCGGCCATAAGGAAGTTGGCAAACTCGCAAACTGGTACAAAGGTGCCTTGAACTGGTCCTTAAACCATAAAATCATTACTTCTATCCTGGCGGTTGTATTATTGGTAGGAAGTCTTGGACTGACACCACTTATCGGATTCAGCTTTTTAGGAAGCGAAGAAGAAAAAGTGATGTACTTAACGTACACACCAGAAGCAGGGGAACTACAAGAAGAGACCCTGGAAAATGTAGAAGAAGTCGAGAAAGCGATGATGGAACGGGACGATATCAATATCGTTCAGCTGTCTGTCACAGACGGAGCCAATGAACAAATGGCCATGATGGGCGGCGGCTCTGACGGTGTGTTGATGTACCTTATTTTTGATAAAGACATGGAAAACTTCCCTGAAGCAAGAACGGAAGTGGAAGACTATGTGTTCAATATCGCTCAATCCGGTGAATGGAAGAGCCAAAACTTCGCAACTGGAGGAGCGATGGCATCCAATGAAATCAGCTATACTTTTTCCAGTGAAAACCTTGAAAGCTTGAATGAAGCGGTGAAAAAGGTAGAAGACGCGATGAGCGGAACAGATTCACTAGAAAATGTTTCGTCCACTGCCGAGGAAGCGTATGTTGAGCATACGTTGAAAGTAAGCCAGGATGAGCTGCTTCAATACGGACTGACAGCAGGTCAAATAGTTATGATGCTAAGTCCGCAATTTGAAGAAGTACTGACGAATGTAGAAAAAGACGGCAAAACCCTTGATGTGATTGTCAAACAAGAACAACAAGAGCAGCCAAAATCGATTGATGAATTATTAGAAACAGAAGTTCCGACTGCTATGGGAACCGCTATGCCACTTTCAGAGCTAGTGGAAGTGGAAGAAGGCACGACACTTAACACGTTGGCTCGCTCAAAAGGCGAATACTACGCTTCTGTGAGCGGTACGGTCATTGGCGATGACGTTTCCAAAGCAACTGCAGAAGTGGATGAAGCCATCAGTGAGGTGGAACTGCCAAACGGCGTAACTATGGAAGTTGCCGGCGTGACAGCAGACATGCAAGAAACGTTCACACAGCTCGGTCTTGCGATGCTTGCAGCGATTGCGATTGTTTACTTCATCCTAGTTGTGACATTTGGTGAAGGAGTTGCACCATTTGCAATCCTATTCTCCTTACCATTTGCCGTAATCGGTGCCTTTGTCGGCCTACTGCTAGCAGGAGAGACAATCTCTGTACCAGTTATGATGGGACTACTCATGCTCATTGGTATCGTCGTAACGAACGCGATCGTACTTGTCGACCGGATCATCCACATGGAACGCGACGGTTTGACAATGCGTGAAGCCATCCTAGAAGCAGGCGCAACCCGTTTACGCCCAATCTTGATGACAGCTATCGCAACTATCGGAGCACTAATTCCACTGGCAATTGACGGTGGGGGAGGCCTGATTTCCAAAGGACTCGGTGTTACTGTTATTGGTGGACTGACAAGTTCTACACTGTTGACGCTGATCATTGTGCCGATAGTGTATGAGGTGTTGTCGAAAATGTTTAAGAAGAATCGTAGAGAAGTGCAGGAGAATTAA
- a CDS encoding TetR/AcrR family transcriptional regulator: MSKKQLIMEKATELFANQGFEATSIQQITEQCGISKGSFYLSFKSKDELIMEMLDHFFMEVTTETDQLVNSGKNDPNLLFKFYQLTFHFFAKHADFAKVLIKEMPHSLNQELLIKTRTYDVQTSKNILEMVESVYGQRVQATKYDLVYCIKGFLRIYSELFLFYEVDLDMDLLCHSLVEKTDSLAKHSNIPFITEELEFYLKNADKIGDSEEEVLALVDKQAGEMEDPVVRESLEMLREDILDPSLPLAVRRGLIENVRVHADGKWLALVLDRWFGF, encoded by the coding sequence ATGTCTAAAAAACAACTAATCATGGAAAAAGCCACAGAGCTCTTCGCCAATCAAGGCTTTGAAGCAACTTCTATCCAGCAAATAACCGAGCAATGCGGCATTTCAAAGGGGTCTTTCTACCTGTCTTTTAAATCAAAAGACGAGCTAATCATGGAGATGCTCGATCACTTTTTCATGGAGGTCACAACGGAAACTGACCAGTTAGTCAATTCGGGTAAAAATGATCCCAATCTACTTTTTAAATTCTACCAATTGACATTTCACTTCTTTGCAAAGCACGCCGATTTTGCAAAAGTCCTTATAAAAGAAATGCCCCATTCACTCAATCAAGAATTACTCATAAAAACCCGGACCTATGATGTTCAGACTTCTAAAAACATTTTAGAAATGGTGGAGAGTGTATATGGGCAAAGGGTTCAGGCAACCAAGTATGACCTTGTGTACTGCATAAAAGGATTTCTGCGGATTTATTCGGAGTTGTTTCTTTTTTACGAAGTGGACTTGGACATGGATTTGCTATGTCATTCACTTGTGGAAAAAACGGATAGCTTGGCAAAGCATTCTAACATTCCATTTATTACGGAAGAGCTTGAGTTTTATTTGAAGAATGCAGATAAAATTGGGGACTCAGAGGAAGAAGTGCTTGCTTTGGTTGATAAGCAGGCTGGGGAAATGGAAGATCCAGTGGTTAGGGAGTCGTTGGAGATGCTACGAGAGGACATTTTGGATCCTTCGCTGCCGCTTGCGGTTCGGAGAGGGTTGATTGAAAATGTGCGGGTGCATGCTGATGGTAAGTGGCTGGCATTGGTGTTGGATAGGTGGTTTGGGTTTTAG
- a CDS encoding carbohydrate kinase family protein, with the protein MDENTSVICMGELLIDFFCTDVDIDLVRGKNFEKQAGGAPANVCATIVKLGGYALFSGKVGNDPFGHFLKNTLDEVKVDTSMLVLDKINPTTLAFVSLKKNGERDFVFNRGADAFLLEEEIDQDKMEQAAILHFGSATALLEEPFRTTYYNSLRSAKERGQFISFDPNYRLDLWKGRESIFVDLVKQGISLADFVKVSEEELKIITGTEELESGVQILHALGAKIVAITLGKRGTLISNGKQQETIPSIPVESIDSTGAGDAFVGAALFQFSKGNNAEKILEDFQLLEEIILFSNKVGALVCTKVGAITAIPTLEEVI; encoded by the coding sequence ATGGATGAAAATACTTCGGTCATTTGTATGGGAGAGCTGTTGATAGATTTTTTCTGTACAGACGTGGACATTGATTTAGTAAGAGGAAAAAACTTTGAAAAGCAAGCAGGGGGAGCTCCTGCCAATGTATGTGCAACCATTGTGAAATTGGGAGGATATGCGCTGTTCAGTGGAAAGGTGGGGAATGATCCATTTGGACACTTTCTGAAAAATACATTGGACGAGGTAAAGGTAGATACGTCGATGCTTGTATTGGATAAAATCAACCCGACAACATTGGCCTTTGTGTCATTAAAGAAAAATGGCGAAAGAGACTTTGTCTTTAATCGGGGGGCAGATGCTTTTTTATTGGAGGAGGAAATTGATCAAGACAAAATGGAGCAAGCTGCCATCCTGCATTTCGGTTCGGCAACCGCTCTATTGGAAGAACCTTTCAGAACCACCTACTATAACTCCTTGCGATCGGCAAAAGAAAGGGGACAGTTTATATCCTTTGATCCTAACTATCGGTTGGATCTTTGGAAAGGAAGAGAAAGTATTTTTGTCGATTTAGTGAAACAAGGAATCTCATTGGCTGATTTTGTGAAAGTCAGTGAAGAAGAATTAAAAATCATTACAGGTACCGAGGAGCTTGAAAGCGGTGTGCAAATTCTTCATGCACTGGGAGCAAAAATAGTAGCCATAACATTGGGGAAAAGAGGCACATTGATCTCAAACGGAAAGCAACAAGAAACTATACCTAGTATTCCCGTAGAATCCATTGATTCGACTGGAGCAGGTGATGCATTTGTGGGAGCCGCACTTTTTCAATTTTCCAAAGGGAATAACGCTGAAAAGATACTGGAAGATTTTCAACTTCTTGAAGAGATTATCTTATTCAGCAATAAAGTAGGCGCCTTGGTTTGTACAAAAGTAGGGGCTATTACAGCCATTCCAACACTGGAAGAAGTTATATAG
- a CDS encoding glycoside hydrolase family 32 protein, with translation MTVQYKEKHRPQFHFSPKEKWMNDPNGLVFFNGEYHLFYQYHPHGTTWGPMHWGHAVSKDMVHWEELPIALYPDEHGAVFSGSAVVDWNNTTGFFENSPGLVAIFTHADNYPGTERPRQRQSLAYSKDDGRTWVTYEGNPVLSDVDITDYRDPKVFWHEESNKWVMVLATGQTVTIYTSHNLKEWEFASLFGMNEGSHDGVWECPDLFQLPIDGNQGNKKWVMLVSIGDNPKFKEGSRTQYFIGDFDGTTFLNQHSEETVLWLDYGRDNYAGVSWSDIPQEDGRRIYIGWMSNWRYANQVPTKEWRSAMTLPRELSLTTTSTGLRIVQLPVAEINGIRGGAETFRNIALDGKEPISYKISELTEIEIEFEKETAETFGLSILHSKKEKTTISYDAVKEVLIVDRTAAGDNSFSESFATIQEAPLNMEGKTINLQVFLDASSIEVFANNGRIAVTSLLFPHEKADKMNLFSKEGTANIRQLALTPLKSIWSE, from the coding sequence ATGACAGTACAATATAAAGAGAAACATCGGCCGCAATTTCATTTTTCCCCCAAGGAAAAATGGATGAACGATCCGAACGGATTGGTGTTTTTCAATGGAGAGTATCATTTATTTTATCAATATCACCCGCATGGTACGACATGGGGGCCGATGCATTGGGGCCATGCCGTAAGTAAAGATATGGTCCATTGGGAAGAACTTCCTATTGCATTATACCCGGATGAGCATGGTGCCGTCTTCTCCGGAAGCGCGGTTGTGGATTGGAACAATACTACGGGATTTTTTGAGAACTCCCCGGGGTTGGTTGCAATTTTTACACATGCAGATAACTATCCAGGAACAGAGCGGCCAAGACAACGTCAGAGCTTGGCATATAGCAAAGATGATGGAAGAACATGGGTAACTTACGAAGGGAATCCAGTCCTTTCTGATGTGGATATTACAGACTACCGAGATCCAAAAGTGTTCTGGCATGAAGAATCAAACAAATGGGTGATGGTGCTTGCAACAGGTCAAACCGTTACAATTTACACATCCCACAATTTGAAAGAGTGGGAATTTGCCAGTCTGTTTGGAATGAATGAAGGGTCACATGACGGAGTTTGGGAATGTCCGGATTTATTCCAATTGCCCATTGATGGAAATCAGGGAAACAAGAAATGGGTCATGCTTGTAAGTATTGGAGATAACCCGAAATTCAAAGAAGGATCCAGAACGCAGTATTTTATCGGAGACTTTGACGGCACAACCTTTCTGAATCAACATTCTGAAGAAACTGTTCTTTGGCTGGACTATGGCAGAGATAACTATGCAGGTGTCAGTTGGTCTGATATTCCACAAGAGGATGGCAGACGAATCTATATTGGCTGGATGAGCAACTGGCGCTATGCTAATCAAGTGCCCACAAAAGAATGGCGCAGTGCAATGACATTACCAAGAGAATTATCTTTAACCACCACGTCCACAGGTCTGCGAATCGTGCAGTTACCTGTGGCGGAAATCAATGGCATTCGCGGGGGAGCGGAGACATTTAGAAATATAGCTCTTGATGGAAAGGAACCGATTTCTTACAAAATCAGTGAATTAACAGAGATAGAAATTGAATTTGAAAAGGAGACCGCAGAAACTTTCGGTTTATCTATCCTTCATTCCAAGAAGGAAAAGACAACGATCAGTTATGATGCAGTGAAGGAAGTGTTAATCGTAGATCGTACGGCTGCAGGTGATAATAGCTTCTCAGAATCATTCGCTACTATCCAGGAAGCCCCATTGAACATGGAAGGCAAAACAATAAATCTTCAAGTATTCCTGGACGCGTCATCCATTGAGGTCTTTGCAAACAATGGAAGGATCGCAGTTACCAGCCTGCTTTTTCCTCATGAAAAAGCAGATAAGATGAACTTATTTTCAAAAGAAGGAACGGCAAACATACGTCAATTAGCACTTACACCTCTTAAATCAATCTGGAGTGAGTGA
- a CDS encoding extracellular solute-binding protein encodes MKKMYKVLMASLLASVLLIAGCSKNAEQTWSDNYELEDITFPLEQEDISLKIMTSSSPLAPNDPNEKLIYERLEEKTGVHIEWRNFTGEVFGERRNLAMATGEMPDAIKNAAFSDYELLKLAEDEAIIPLNDLIENYMPNLKAVLEKAPQYEAMMTAPDGNIYAFPWIEELGEGKESIHSVDNFPWINVEWLDQLGLEMPTTTDELKEVLIAFRDNDPAGDGQTIPMSFIINDGGQDPGFLFGAFGLGDNWDRTVVTNDGEVKLTAADEGYIEAIKFMNDLYDEGLLDIEGFEHEWPAYVAKGQEGRYGMYFTWDKGNITGMNDKYDLMPPLFGPDGHKNVTRTNGMGFDRSRMVITSANKNLELTAKWIDELYDPAQSVQNNWGTFGDDEQQNIFEWDEEEEMLRHLPLDGTAPVELREKTSVGGPLAILDSYYGTVTTKPDDAAWRLNLMKEVMVPHMKAENIYPRVFFDKEELDRLSKIEADLLPYVNRKRAEWITNGQIEAEWPEYLEELERLGLSEWLEIKQAGFDRQ; translated from the coding sequence ATGAAAAAAATGTACAAAGTACTGATGGCTTCTTTGCTGGCAAGTGTATTATTGATCGCTGGCTGCTCTAAAAATGCAGAACAGACATGGTCAGATAATTATGAGTTAGAAGATATTACATTCCCATTAGAGCAAGAGGATATTTCATTAAAAATTATGACTTCCAGCTCTCCGCTGGCTCCTAATGATCCGAACGAAAAATTGATTTATGAAAGATTAGAAGAGAAAACAGGCGTTCACATTGAGTGGAGAAACTTCACAGGTGAAGTGTTTGGAGAAAGAAGAAACCTTGCGATGGCTACTGGCGAAATGCCGGATGCAATCAAAAATGCTGCATTCAGCGATTATGAACTGTTAAAGCTTGCAGAAGACGAGGCCATTATTCCACTTAACGATTTGATTGAAAATTATATGCCAAACCTGAAAGCTGTATTGGAGAAAGCTCCCCAATATGAAGCGATGATGACAGCCCCTGACGGGAATATTTATGCCTTTCCTTGGATTGAAGAATTAGGAGAAGGGAAAGAAAGCATTCATTCTGTCGATAATTTTCCTTGGATCAATGTAGAGTGGCTTGACCAATTAGGGCTGGAAATGCCGACTACGACTGATGAATTGAAAGAAGTATTGATTGCTTTTAGAGATAACGATCCTGCAGGAGATGGTCAAACAATTCCCATGTCATTTATCATCAATGACGGTGGACAAGATCCAGGCTTCTTATTTGGAGCATTTGGCCTCGGCGATAACTGGGATCGCACAGTAGTGACGAATGATGGAGAAGTAAAATTGACTGCAGCGGACGAAGGTTATATCGAAGCAATCAAATTCATGAACGATTTGTATGATGAGGGACTTCTTGATATTGAGGGATTTGAGCATGAATGGCCTGCATATGTGGCCAAAGGACAAGAAGGACGCTATGGAATGTACTTCACATGGGATAAAGGAAATATTACGGGAATGAACGACAAATACGATTTAATGCCTCCTCTATTCGGACCAGATGGCCACAAGAACGTCACAAGAACCAATGGAATGGGCTTTGACCGCTCCAGAATGGTTATTACAAGTGCCAATAAAAATCTTGAATTGACAGCAAAATGGATTGACGAACTTTATGATCCAGCACAATCTGTACAAAACAACTGGGGCACATTTGGTGATGATGAACAACAAAACATCTTTGAGTGGGATGAAGAGGAAGAAATGCTAAGACACTTGCCTCTCGACGGTACTGCACCTGTTGAATTGCGTGAAAAAACCTCTGTCGGTGGACCTCTTGCGATTTTAGACAGCTACTATGGTACGGTTACAACCAAGCCTGACGATGCTGCGTGGAGATTGAACTTGATGAAAGAAGTCATGGTACCACACATGAAAGCAGAAAATATCTACCCGAGAGTATTTTTCGATAAAGAGGAACTTGATCGCCTTTCCAAGATCGAAGCGGACTTGCTTCCATATGTAAACCGAAAGCGTGCAGAATGGATTACCAATGGACAAATAGAAGCGGAATGGCCGGAATATCTAGAAGAATTAGAGCGCTTAGGTTTATCTGAATGGCTTGAAATTAAACAAGCAGGATTCGATAGACAGTAA
- a CDS encoding carbohydrate ABC transporter permease: MSSSKSTHLLNSSKTDRIILLVNKVLLGLVVVVVTVPLLYVLLGSFLQPQILATKGLSFNPDHWTVDGYIRIFQDGTIMRGFFNSVLYASGFTFVAISFTVLAGYALSVDDLVGKKFFVIFFLVAMFFNGGMIPTYLVVRSLGLLNTPWAIILPGAVGVWNLILARTYFKAIPIELKEAARIDGASDLMIFWKIVLPLAKPIIFVLALFAFIGQWNAYFQAMIYLDDRSLYPLQLVLREILIQNEVQPGMIADQLARAEMQKIAEMIKYSSIVVASLPLLIMYPFFQKYFEKGVMVGSLK; encoded by the coding sequence ATGAGTAGTTCTAAAAGTACCCATTTACTAAACAGCTCAAAAACAGACCGGATAATTCTTCTGGTCAATAAAGTCTTGTTGGGTCTGGTTGTAGTGGTTGTTACAGTCCCTCTCTTATATGTCCTACTTGGCTCGTTTTTACAGCCGCAAATCCTGGCTACAAAAGGACTGTCCTTCAACCCTGATCATTGGACGGTTGACGGATATATTCGAATCTTCCAAGATGGAACGATTATGAGAGGCTTCTTCAACTCTGTCCTCTATGCATCAGGATTTACATTTGTAGCCATCAGCTTTACCGTTCTTGCCGGTTATGCATTATCAGTGGACGATCTGGTCGGGAAAAAGTTCTTCGTTATCTTCTTCCTAGTTGCCATGTTTTTCAATGGTGGAATGATTCCGACCTATTTAGTAGTCCGTTCATTGGGATTGCTGAATACACCTTGGGCCATTATTCTCCCGGGCGCAGTGGGAGTTTGGAATCTTATATTGGCAAGGACCTACTTTAAAGCGATACCAATTGAGCTGAAAGAGGCCGCAAGGATAGATGGTGCATCAGACTTGATGATTTTCTGGAAAATCGTCTTGCCTTTAGCCAAACCGATTATCTTTGTACTGGCACTATTCGCTTTTATCGGTCAATGGAATGCTTATTTCCAAGCGATGATTTATCTGGATGACCGTTCACTCTATCCGCTTCAACTTGTATTGCGTGAAATACTCATCCAGAACGAGGTACAGCCCGGCATGATTGCCGATCAACTGGCTCGTGCGGAGATGCAGAAAATCGCAGAAATGATTAAGTACTCGTCCATTGTTGTGGCAAGTTTACCTTTATTGATTATGTATCCGTTCTTCCAGAAGTATTTTGAAAAAGGAGTTATGGTTGGGTCATTAAAATAA
- a CDS encoding ABC transporter permease, whose amino-acid sequence MKRNRMAYIKKNWVLYLFLAPALLSVFIFNYIPMYGVLIAFQNFSVTKGIWGSDWVGLAHFTSFLTSPNFLQIFLNTIKLSSYELLIGFPVPVILALMLHQIRRSGIKKNIQLVIYAPYFISTVVIAGMLFLFLSPAGPINGLLGLFMNRPVSFMSEPDYFRTIFITSGIWQGAGFASIVYVAALSNSDPQLHDAATIDGASLLQRIWHIDLQVLKPVMAVLFILAIGGIMGVGFEKAYLLQTDRNLPASEIIDTYVYKRGLLAGDWSFGAAVGLFNTVIGLVLLATANQVVKKLKGETLY is encoded by the coding sequence ATGAAGAGGAACCGTATGGCCTACATAAAGAAAAATTGGGTTCTTTATTTGTTCTTGGCACCAGCTTTATTATCTGTTTTTATTTTCAACTATATACCAATGTATGGGGTGCTGATTGCTTTTCAGAACTTTAGTGTGACAAAAGGGATTTGGGGAAGCGACTGGGTTGGTTTAGCCCATTTCACCAGTTTCCTGACCTCACCAAACTTTCTACAGATTTTCCTGAATACGATAAAGCTGAGTTCTTATGAATTGCTGATCGGGTTTCCTGTCCCGGTCATATTGGCTCTTATGCTTCATCAGATCAGAAGGTCGGGAATCAAAAAGAACATCCAGTTGGTTATCTATGCACCTTATTTCATTTCAACGGTAGTTATAGCCGGGATGCTGTTTCTCTTCTTATCTCCGGCAGGACCGATTAATGGATTGCTTGGATTATTTATGAATCGACCTGTTTCATTTATGTCGGAACCTGATTACTTCAGAACCATCTTTATTACATCGGGTATATGGCAGGGGGCAGGCTTTGCATCTATTGTCTATGTTGCGGCACTATCCAATTCTGATCCACAGCTGCATGATGCAGCAACAATCGATGGTGCCTCCCTCTTACAGAGAATTTGGCATATTGATCTGCAAGTACTGAAACCGGTGATGGCGGTTCTTTTCATTCTTGCAATTGGAGGAATTATGGGCGTCGGGTTTGAAAAAGCCTACTTGTTACAAACAGATCGGAACTTGCCAGCTTCTGAAATTATCGATACGTATGTGTATAAGCGGGGGCTCCTGGCAGGAGATTGGTCCTTCGGTGCTGCGGTAGGATTATTCAATACCGTGATTGGTCTTGTATTACTAGCAACAGCGAATCAAGTAGTGAAAAAACTTAAAGGCGAAACGCTTTATTAG
- a CDS encoding YesL family protein, whose protein sequence is MLDMSQWYIRLGNWAFNLVLLNFLWILFSISGLLIAGIFPATAAMFAVLKQMIMEDENPAIIKSFWGHFKSDFIKSNIIGYLLMVMGFILYLDIRVLQEMENGILPLALASATVVIGILYLLTLLYIVPIFVHFKLKLLQYPLHAVILAIAKPFHTIYLLALLAVVAYAYIIIPALMLVFGISLAAYFMTKVASYSFPRKEKASHAERFPSEVL, encoded by the coding sequence ATGCTTGATATGTCTCAATGGTATATTCGATTAGGAAATTGGGCGTTTAATCTAGTATTACTCAACTTTTTATGGATCTTATTTTCTATATCAGGTCTTTTGATAGCTGGGATTTTTCCCGCAACTGCGGCAATGTTTGCAGTTTTAAAGCAAATGATAATGGAGGATGAGAATCCAGCTATTATTAAATCCTTTTGGGGTCATTTTAAATCAGATTTCATCAAGTCAAACATAATTGGGTATCTGCTGATGGTGATGGGATTTATCTTATATCTGGATATCCGAGTGCTGCAGGAGATGGAAAATGGCATTCTTCCATTGGCTTTGGCAAGTGCAACGGTTGTCATAGGTATTCTCTATCTCTTGACTCTATTGTACATAGTCCCGATCTTCGTTCATTTTAAATTGAAGCTCTTGCAGTACCCATTACATGCGGTGATTCTTGCTATTGCAAAACCGTTTCATACCATCTACCTGCTTGCACTGCTAGCAGTGGTTGCTTACGCCTATATAATAATTCCAGCTTTAATGTTGGTTTTCGGAATAAGTCTTGCAGCCTATTTCATGACAAAAGTGGCTTCCTATTCCTTTCCGAGAAAAGAGAAAGCTTCACATGCTGAGAGATTTCCCTCTGAAGTTCTTTAA